Within Triticum dicoccoides isolate Atlit2015 ecotype Zavitan chromosome 1B, WEW_v2.0, whole genome shotgun sequence, the genomic segment TCACTGCCGCCTGCTCGGCGGCCTCCCTTgcagccgccgccgctgcagccgcCGACGCGCGCAGGGCGACGAGGTAACCCGGCGTATCGTCGGGATCGCCGTCCTCCCGAAGAACCAACTGCTCCGGCGGGGCGGGGGGATCGGCGGGCGCCGGtgcaggtggtggaggagcccgacGGCCGCGCGCTGCTGGACGGGGGCGTAGTCTTTGCCGTCCCAGGACGCATGACGGTCGGCGATGTTGTTGCGGCCGCCGGTCCGCTTCTCCTCCGCGGTGGCGCCGGGCCCGCGCGTCGAGTAGCCGTCCTTGTCGAGCTTCCAGTCGTGCGGAAGACGGCAACCCGGCGGCACGAGGAGCCCGAACCGGTAAAGCTCCTCCGTCTCTGGCGTGCTCAGGCTCGACGGCCACGCGCTGGGTCCGTCGTCGCCGCCGGTGCCGGAGCTGCTGCCGCGGTGGAACGACATGTCGCCGGCGGCCTTTTGGGAGGCGGAGACGGGAGAGGAGCGGTGTTTGCGGCGACGGGCGAGGAGCGGTGTTTGCGGCGACGGGCGGACGGGGGTGAGATTTATAGGGAGACGGCGGGGCAGCGGGCGGACGGGTCGTTGGCCTATCAATTCGACGGCAGTCGAGGGCGACGGTGCGGCAGACGAGgggacggggcggcggggcggcagacgaggggacggacgggacggggcggcgggccGCAGTTCACGCGCCACGACGCGCTTTCACCGGGCGACGCGCGGTTTGACCACCGACGCGGTAAAAAGAACGTATGTCGCCACAGTAAAAAAAACGCGCACACGTACGTACGTCGACGGGCCGCGCGGGTACGTCACGGGGGCGGGACTGGGGGAGGGGCAGGGGCAATGACCATCCTACCTTTTTTTAAGTTTTCAGTCGAAGGGGTATAGGACGATCTGGACCGTTGATGTTTTCAGTGGGTTgtacagaagaagaagaagaagaagaagaagaagaagaagaagtcttcTTTCTCTGTGGCATCCCATCGAGCAGCGACTCACATGCGCCTTGCTTGTCATCCGCCGCGCCGGCAAGAACGTCCATTGTCACCACGGGGACCACGCTCGTCGATCGCTGGCAGCGCAGGCGCGTCGTTCTCCTCCTTCCTTCCGACAACCCCCTCAGCTCCCTGCCACTCGCCTCGTTGTTTCGCTTCGCCGCTCGTCCAGCCGTCGCGCGCGCCACATCTTCCATCTCCGGCCAGCGCCATGGCCGTCCTCCGCCTGCAGCCGCGCCTGCTCAAGCCCGGGCAAGGCGGACGAGCTCGGCATGGTCCGGGGCTCGGCGTCAGCTACCATCGTCGGACTCGGAGTCGGGGAAGGAAGGCCCCTCTCCTCTGGTTGTTCCGTAGCACCACTGGCGTGCGCCTGCTAGCAATGCCAAACACCACTCACCAGTCAGGTTTGAGTTGTGCCATGTCATCATTTACAGCAGGACCCACCAGACAGCAGTCACGTTTCGCATCAAACGCTGCGTCTCGACCGGCCGTCTGCACAATACCGGTgggtttttgaaagaaaaaaacggAACATGAATATGTTGAGAGTTAAGCAGGATCGAAACCTACCTTCTAGTCCAACCGGGGGCTTGAGGGTCATCTTTTCCTGTTGATTGCTGCGAATCGGCCGCCGACAAGCTCAGTTTTTCGCAGCCGTTATTGACGGCCAATTGGATTGACGGTGGGTCATCGCCAACATCTCCCATGCTTGATTCAGCAGCCGACAGTGTGAGGCAAGTACCTGCCTCACCGGCCGGAGTTAAATCGTTGGTTTCAAGATCCGGGCATCCATTAGTTGGTCCTTGCGCAAGATTCAGAGATACTTCTTTGGTCACTCCATTGGCTTGGCTGCAAAGTTTCCTTCAACCTCTGTTAGCTTAATCATGTGAGTTCAGTTGACTTGTTCTATACTGTTACATAGACTTGTATCATATATGGTTGTGTACCTTATACCATGTAACTGCAGGGATCACAATAGGACTGTCACCGCTACAGCTGTCCGTTATCTTCCATCGTGGCGCACACGGCACATCGATCGTTTGGCTTGTTGGCTAAGCACCCGCTGATTGATCGCAGCAATCATCAAGTCCCTTGTGCGCCTGGTGCTTTTGAAGATGTTGCGGTTGTTGTCCATGAAATTTTCCAGCAACCAGTGCTTATAGCAAGTTACGGTTCTGAAAGAAGTCGATGAAAATGCACATTCTTATTATCAATGCTGAAGTTTTGTTGTCCAACTCCAACATGGGAGGACATCTAGTTTTGTTTTGTGTCGTATGCTGAAATCTTGTTTGGTTCAAACCTGTTTGTATGAATTTTTCATCTTGGTAGACATTCGATATGTTTGTATGAATTTTCATCTTAATAACACTAGTGTCAGCCTCGTGTTTTCATCTTAATAACACGCGTGATCGAAAGGCAGGGTTGATTAATTAATGAGCCATCATGATCAATACTGCTAAGGTTGATTTCCAATCGTAACTAAATCTTCTTAAAATAAGGAATAAGGAAGCCAAATAGCTAAAAAACGATAGTTTTGGTTTACTAGAACCATCCGCATATTGTTTCAGCTCGGTGGAAACTATACATTGTAGCACCCATCATCGTCATGGCTCATTTTCGAGCTACAGGAATAACACAAATGCCATCTAACAAGAGTCATACGGAAGCATACACAACAGGTAGCATAATATACAAAAAAAGGGATGAAATCTGAACTCTGTCCATGATGTGTGCCATTAGCAACCTGGTTGTGAGAGTGCTCGGTCGGAGCCATGAGAGCAGGATGTCAGGCCTGACCAAGTGTTATATTTCTTCAGTTAATGAACGGCTACGATGGAAGCTAGTTTTTCAGTTACCGCACTGTTTCACTTGCTCTGTTTATCTTCTCTGTGATTTGACGAACCCTAGCTACCAGTTCCCGATCCCAACCAGCATGATGAATAGCTGCAGCTAGTAGGATTAAATTAGTTAATGGTAATTCACGCATGATCCGATTTATACATGTTCACGTGATGCTACGTACCAAAATTACCGTATTGTTCTAGTTTGGTTCTTGTAACATTGTTACATTGTATTCTTCTCTCTTGTTCTGAAGGAGCTGTTTTTTGGGGGGAAGAGATTCAGTTAGGTCCAAGATGACCTATCGATGCAACAATCATAAGGTATTGGAGAAATTATCTACTTAATGTTTTTCAGCTATGTATATTTCCTTTCAAGTACACATAgtgatgctcaaatcaaatcacaaCACCGAAACTTCTCTACACTACAGGATGCTGCTTGTAATATGATTATTCTACACTACATAAACATGTCCTTTTTTTTTAAATAACAGCATAAACATGTGGCTCTTTCAGCTCACCTCATTGTCATGATTCATTCTCTGTATGCTTAATTTGATAGTTTATGATTTTTCAACCGGAATGCTATTGTATGATTTAGGAACAACATTTGCTATATTTTATGACTGTTTTGCCATGTATTTTGACCTGCACTGCCACATTGGATGACAACAAGTTAAAACTATATAAGTTGTATTTTTGGTACCCTGCTTCTTTATGCCACCTTGTTGAAACGATTCCAACCAGTACGTGGTAAGTATAATCTAAGTGCAGGAATATACCTAGCCTCAATATCACCAAAACAAAAGCTCAACAGTTATATCCTCAGCAAACAACGCCAGCTTCTTCATCAGTGCAACAAAACGCCATCAATCAAAACCTAAAAAAAAAGAGCGCTGTTCCCTCCCAAAGGCAAGTAAATCTGCTGTTATTACTTGTAATAAAGTTATAGGCGCATCATCTCTCCGACCAACCAACCGTATCATCACCATCATCAAAACTCAAACACCGTGTTTGTGTCGAATGGCGCAACAAAAGGAATTACCGCCCTCGTCAATTTATGCACGCACTCTCTCTGTGCCATGCTGACCCGCAACCACGAGGTGGCTTCGGGCAGGGGGCTCTTCTTCGCTGACGGGGTCGCGCCGGCTTTTTTTGTCAACAGACTCATGGAATGCTCAGTATCTTCTTCAGCTTCATCACAAGTTTCCAGTCGTCCATCGTCAAGTCATCCTGCAGTCACCACAGTCAACAAAATATCACTAACCGGTGGTGCTGGAATGGAAGAACCACGAGTGAATCACTGCACatgcaaacaaaaaaagaaacgCTCGACTTGCCCTGTAGTTCTCCTTGAGAAGGTCGATGGACCGCCTTGTGATGTGGCTGACGAGCTCATCCTCCATCTCAAAGTGCCTGCCGAAGCTCTTCTGCTGCTCATCAGAGTTGCTCCCAATGATCTGCTCACCACCCACccaggaaacaacaacaacaacatatgtCAGACAAAACCTGATAAATCTAACAAGCATAGACAGAACCAAGTAACACGGGGTAATACCGACCTTTATTGCCACCTTTTGTCCTTTTGTGGCCGTGTCGACTTGCTTGTGATTAATTTCAATGGAGGCAATCTTCCCAATATCAATAAATTCTTTCGAGGGTATGCACAGAGGCGTTCCCACCTACCAGACAGGGAAAATTTAGATATTGAATACACATATCTTGAGAAAGACCACTCAGTGATAATATTCAAGTCTTCAGACAttaaattctaatttccactttctAGATTATGAGGTATTTGTTTATCTAGGTGGTTAATTCTCAACTAGCAAGTATTCTAGAAAAAATTGCTTGAGAAAGACGTCAAAAAAAAAACTTCTCCATGATGTATGACAACACGTAACATAAcattcatgtctacggacacatatgATAGTTTCCACTTTCTAGATTATGAGGTATTTGGTCATCTAGGTGGTTATTTCTCAACTAGCAAGTATTCTAGAAAAACAGCTTGAGAAGGACGTCAAAGCTCAAAAACAGCATGATGTATGAGAAAATAACATAACATAAcattcatgtctacggacacatacgACAGTTTCTAATTTTCTAGATGGTGAGACTACTGGCATTTGTTCATCTAGGCCAGTTAAGAATGCTGGGTATTAtagaaagttaacttctcagctaaACAACCCAGTAAAAATGGATTGAGAAAATATAAATTTTCACTGATCGAACAAAATACCTTGGCTATCCCTTCAAGGATATCGACACCCAAAACAATTGGATCCTTCTTGTTGAAGACACAGTTCGGCATGATCTTAAGAACACAGGGGAAAACAGCTTCTTCGGcgctgtccttcttcttctcttcccttATGTTCTTAATGTATGCTGTAAATTGGTCAAAAAGGTGGTATATTATATCTGCCACGAAGATCTTCACGCCAGACTCTTCTGCAAGATCACGGGCATCAGGCATCACTTTGACATCAAACGCCAAGATAGTTGCATATTCCTTCTTCCTCTCAAGCATAACACTAGCCTTCATAACATCTTTCTTGTGCACTGGGCCTATGCTGAAATCACAGAAGGGGATATTCACAGCAGGGCTCTTCAAGAACTCAGTCAGAGCTTCCAATGACCCAAGCGTAGATGCTTGCACATAGACACCCTCGCCACTCTTATCGATCCGGTTCCTAACCCTTGACATCTCTTCCATTACAGCATCCTTCAGGTCCTCTATATCTGCATCAGGTCGTACAGCATATAGAGCAGTCCCAGCAATTGCATGTTCGAGACCCTGACAGacaacatttgttatttttcagaaGTGTGCTGATATTTACACTCTGAAGTGCCAAAAAATTAATGAACCCACCTGAGCTGATATTTTAATTCCTTGTGCAGCTCTGATCTTCTTATGGTGAAGATAGGTGCCCTGAAATTTTGTGTTTGAATGAATTAGTCAACTAGTAAAACTTAAAAGGCAAACCAAAGGCTCAAatcatcttagtgcaaaagaaagcaatgaatcataatatgcaagCGTTTAAGTGTCTTGGTAAGGTGTAAGCATGGTGGTGTCTAAGATGAAGAAATGCAGATATAACTACTACCTTCCACTGAAACACATTAATATAAAGAAGGGAAAAATTCATGCCGGTGAGTGGCAAGATTCAACCCAAAACTAACTTAGCGAAGGAAGAGAAGGCAGCAGGTGGAAAGTATTTAGGATATTTTTGGTTGCCCTTCACAATTTGTTCTGGCGGACAAATTGGTCAGCACACTTGTGGCAAAAGTTGGCTTGAAACTGAGTCAATGACTAGTGGGGTGACTGACTAAGAAAGTGTGGCATGACACCTGTGACCGCATCCAAACACTCACCACACGTGTCTGCCTAACATTTGGCAAAGTATGGCTGCAAACCAAACATGCCCTTAACTAAGCTTTCTTGGTAGACTAGAAGCATGACATTAATTTACTGTTTTCAGATAGGCACAaaaatgacatgagaacataaatcTTTTGAACAAAGTATGCATAATATAAACCTCCCAGTATGTAAATGTTTTGATCAAAACTATCAATAGGTCCCCAGTCATCAAAGCACCAAAAGAGAATGAATCTTCAAGGTGGCAGCCTAGTTGAACAGCAATATCTTGGATGTAAAATAAGAAATTAAATGAAGGCACAGTATAATGAGCCACACACCTTGACTCGAAGCTCCTTCATCGGGTGTGGTGTTAACAAAGCTCTGATGGTTGTCACAATGGGTCCCTAAATAGATATACAACGAGAACATAACGAATCTTCATGTGCTGCTGATGTATTTGCTACAGCAATTACAATTACACAAAAAAGTGATTCTTACCTGCATACCACACACGACTATTTGATCTCCTTCATGGAGCATACCATTGACCAGCACAACATCAACTGTAGTGCCATGACCTTCGATAACCTTGACTTCCAGGACAGTACACTGACACACAATAAGATAAGATCGTAAGACTGCATTCTTCTAAAACAGCAAGTATATTTATGCACAGTACACTTAAACAGAAAAAGATAAGATCATACAAGTGCATTCTTCTATAGTGATGACTAGTAAACTCATATATGCACAGTACCTGGACTTCATCAACAAAAGTAAGCTTTTCTTCCATCGTTTTTTGTGCCCATTGCACCAATAGTAGAAGCAGATCAGGAATGCCTTCACCACTGCAGGGAGAAGTGCATTATGTGTTAAGGAAAAGATGCTAGTAATATCGTACTTGCTGCCAGATATCTGAATGAATGAACCAATAAGATTAATGGTTGACCATACCTTACTGCACTGGTAGGCACAATGTTAAATGTATCTTCCATCTCTTTGTTCTTGTAGTACAAAGCAGTATTCACACCTTGCATCTTGAATTGTGTCACAATCTGTTGGACAAAGCACATACATGTGATTAGAACAGCACCAACTAGTAGCTCTTTCcataataaaaagaaaaggagaaagcaATAATGTCCACATACATCAGTAAGCCTTGTATTGAACTCCAACTTGACATCATCATTTTGTTGTCTCAAGGCTTTCCCGATAGGAGCATTGGGGCAGGTCTTCCAACCATAAAGACGATCAACCTTCACACAGTGATAAGAAACAAACAAGTAAATGGCAGAACAGTAAAGAAGCCGAAGGTCAAAGGGACAAAAGTCCAAAGAATAGTACCTTGTTCAAAGCAACGATAAATACTGCATCTCGACTTTTCAAGAGATTCAGGGATTCGATTGTCTGGGGTTCAAGCCCATGCATAATGTCGACAACCAAAATAGCAATGTCACACAAACTTGAACCTCTAGAACGCAGATTACTGAAGGACTCGTGACCAGGGGTATCAATAACAAGCAGGCCTGGAACCTTGAGAGTAGCATCAGCCTTCAattcccttgttctctctctaataTTCTCAGTTGGGAAGTATGTAGCTCCAATCTGTTGAGTAATACCGCCAGCTTCTCCTTCTTGTACATTAGTTCGTCTAATACAGTCCAGCAGCTTTGTCTTTCCAGTATCGACATGACCAAGGATGCAACAGATTGGTGAACGGAGGTCGCTAGCATTGTCAGCATCGTCATCTTTAGAAgatcctttcttccctttctttttAGCAACTCCATTGTTGGCACGCACATTTTCAGTTTCACTCTTTTTAGAGTTGTCAACAGGCGGAGCAACATTTTTTACAGCAGGCACTGCAGGTTGCGGTTTAGAAGTTTCCTGCTTCGTGGCAACAGGCttgtcctccttctcctcttcctcctcgaaaGCACTTGTCTTCGACAAACCCACATCGATATCATCCCAGCTCTTTGCATCCcagtcatcttcatcttcctcctcctcttcctgttTTGCCTCTTCCACCTCTTGGTCGGGTTCTGTTTTTGTCTCAGATTCTGCCACCGGAGACTGAGATTCCTGCTCCACCATGACATACTCTTCCTCGTCAATGTTGGCTTCATTTACCTCTTGCTGTTGTTCTTCAGCTGCCTTCTGAGCCTCTGAAGCCTTTGTTTGAGCTTTTTTCTTCTTGCTATCATACTTTGGCCTCTTCTTTATCTCAGGGGCAGCCCCATCAGCTACTGGAACTTCACTCTCACCAAGGAATTGCCTCCTCATGGCTTCTAACCGCTTGGCCTCCTCCTTCTGCTTCCCTGTTAAAAGCTTACCCTCCTGCTTCTTCTTGAGcagcttctccttctccctctccttcttcctcctctttgctTCCTctgccttcttctcctcctcctctttcctcAAACGCTCCTCTTCCTCTTTCCTCAAACGTTCTTCCTCCTCTTTCTTCCTCCGCTCCTCCTCTTTCTGCCTCTTCGCAAGAAGCTCCTGCATCTCCCGGACATGCTTAGGGAGCTTCTTCATGTCAACCTTGCCTTTAGGCGCCTCTGGctccttttcctcctcctccttcttagcCTCTGTCCCCTTTGCTgctgccttcttctccttctctttttctttcttcttctttttcttcttggcaGCAGCGGACTCTACTTCTCCTTCCCCGGCCTTCTGCTCTGCATTACCATCCTCCACAGTTTCAGCGTCCTCCttcactgctgaagcggaaggcagtGCCTGGGATGGTTTCTCCTTCTCCGGTGCCGGTGCCGGTCCTTCACCGAGCTCAGCAAGAAGCTTGTCCAGATCCTCCTCTTCCTGTGCTGTCCTTccgctcttcttctttttcttcttcgattTCTTCCCTTCAGCATCATCCACActggtggcagcagcagcagcagcaggcacaGTATCCTCTGCCTTGGCTGCCTTGGGCTCAGGCTCCTCAGCGGCAGCAGGCCGGTCCTCAATCTCTGCAAGGAGCTTGTCAATGTCCTCATCGTCGACAGTAAACCctcccttctttttcttcttcttcgattTCTTTCCGCCGGCATCATCGGCATCTGGGGCAGCCAGAGAATCCCCACCTTTAGCCTCCTCCGGCTCAGCCTCCTTCGCGGGTTGGGGAGGATCCTCCATCTCGGCCAGGAGCTTGTCGATGTCCTCATCGTCCACGGTAAACCcacccttctttttcttcttcttctgggGCTTCTTGGCAGCCATGGCCGCAgcctcctgctcctcctcttcctctgcagCAGCTGGGGGCGCcaccgcagcagcagcagcctcctcctcgtcctcctcggcggaCGGGCGAgctcccttgcccttcttctttttcttcttggactTGCTGAAGTCGAAATCGAGGTCGACGTCGTCGGGATCGCCGCTGGCCTCAGACCTACCGGCCTCGAGCTCggatgcggcggcggaggcgggggcCTCGTCCTCGCCCTGGTCCTGGTCCTCGGCGGCCGCGAGGGCGTCGAAGGCGCTCATCCCGCCC encodes:
- the LOC119349837 gene encoding eukaryotic translation initiation factor 5B-like, which translates into the protein MGRKKNVAIDDDEYSLPQDDEAAPPPPAAAPEKPPPKKGGKKGKKGGKSAAHDDDDDYEPAAPPPPPPAGEDERDEPINLVFTGKKKKKKGGAGGMSAFDALAAAEDQDQGEDEAPASAAASELEAGRSEASGDPDDVDLDFDFSKSKKKKKKGKGARPSAEEDEEEAAAAAVAPPAAAEEEEEQEAAAMAAKKPQKKKKKKGGFTVDDEDIDKLLAEMEDPPQPAKEAEPEEAKGGDSLAAPDADDAGGKKSKKKKKKGGFTVDDEDIDKLLAEIEDRPAAAEEPEPKAAKAEDTVPAAAAAATSVDDAEGKKSKKKKKKSGRTAQEEEDLDKLLAELGEGPAPAPEKEKPSQALPSASAVKEDAETVEDGNAEQKAGEGEVESAAAKKKKKKKEKEKEKKAAAKGTEAKKEEEEKEPEAPKGKVDMKKLPKHVREMQELLAKRQKEEERRKKEEEERLRKEEEERLRKEEEEKKAEEAKRRKKEREKEKLLKKKQEGKLLTGKQKEEAKRLEAMRRQFLGESEVPVADGAAPEIKKRPKYDSKKKKAQTKASEAQKAAEEQQQEVNEANIDEEEYVMVEQESQSPVAESETKTEPDQEVEEAKQEEEEEDEDDWDAKSWDDIDVGLSKTSAFEEEEEKEDKPVATKQETSKPQPAVPAVKNVAPPVDNSKKSETENVRANNGVAKKKGKKGSSKDDDADNASDLRSPICCILGHVDTGKTKLLDCIRRTNVQEGEAGGITQQIGATYFPTENIRERTRELKADATLKVPGLLVIDTPGHESFSNLRSRGSSLCDIAILVVDIMHGLEPQTIESLNLLKSRDAVFIVALNKVDRLYGWKTCPNAPIGKALRQQNDDVKLEFNTRLTDIVTQFKMQGVNTALYYKNKEMEDTFNIVPTSAVSGEGIPDLLLLLVQWAQKTMEEKLTFVDEVQCTVLEVKVIEGHGTTVDVVLVNGMLHEGDQIVVCGMQGPIVTTIRALLTPHPMKELRVKGTYLHHKKIRAAQGIKISAQGLEHAIAGTALYAVRPDADIEDLKDAVMEEMSRVRNRIDKSGEGVYVQASTLGSLEALTEFLKSPAVNIPFCDFSIGPVHKKDVMKASVMLERKKEYATILAFDVKVMPDARDLAEESGVKIFVADIIYHLFDQFTAYIKNIREEKKKDSAEEAVFPCVLKIMPNCVFNKKDPIVLGVDILEGIAKVGTPLCIPSKEFIDIGKIASIEINHKQVDTATKGQKVAIKIIGSNSDEQQKSFGRHFEMEDELVSHITRRSIDLLKENYRDDLTMDDWKLVMKLKKILSIP